From Solanum lycopersicum chromosome 4, SLM_r2.1:
ttttttcttttcttgagcTCATATTGATGTGTTTTTGCATTTTTGTCTTTGTTTGTTTTGATCCTTGTCTGTACGTGCTTTCTGTTACAAAAGGCTACATAACCAAGAGGTACAAATTGTTggcttttgatttatttgtttttttctttttcatttaatttaattaattaaattttttatttctcttttttggaTGAATTTTGCAGCATCTCCAAAGGGCTATTGCTAAGCTAAAATGTGAAGCAGATCGAACTTATCAAGCACCAAGGTTTTTTATTaatctttaatatatatacacatctcTAACCTGTTTACTATGaaattatgcaaatttttttaaaaaaaattagcttctaatttttaaataataatttttcgtTCTTAATTATACGTGAAGTAGCCCATCAAGTGTTGATTCCCACATAGAGGAATTTCAACAAGAAATTATTAGATACAAAACTCAAGTAGAAGACATGGAAAGGCGACTAaggtaaatattttataacgataaaaaaaatttaagttatataagCTGATAATGCGATGTGTaaagaattaattataaaattaaaccatttattattttacagaATGTATGAAGGTGGTTTTTGTGAAATTACCACAGTATGTGAGGCACAATATAGGGAAGAAATACTCCAAGAGACACTAAAACAAGTTCAAGCTCGCAAAGTAAGTTATCGAGTCAATTACTCCCGCTctctcaatttatgtgaaacACTCTGCTTCTTagtatatttcaaaaaaagaaaatcattttttttatatttaaaaataattttgactttataattttcattttactcTGATTGGATAATATATAATTACACAAATGTCTGAggtttgttttattattataagttgCACGAGTTTTTTCTATTCATATCGAATCAAACAGTATTACATAAATTTTGAACAAATGAAGTATTTGATACGATGTTTATAAATCTGTTCTGaatatacattatattataagtcatttgaTTTGAACTCACTTCTAATTTGGATGTAATGATCAACTCAGCAAGTATTGGAGGAAAATTATCACTCTCCACAAACACAAAACACTACACAGCCACAGGTTAGTTTCATTCATTATAACTTTGTGATATTGttcaattagaaataattttgacACAATTGACACctaataatttctctttttttgtttgtttgtgtggggggtggggtaaattTTAGATGGATTTTTCAGGACAAAATGTGAACATGGTGAATAATGTGGCAACAAGTGATGCAATTGCAAATAGTACATTTATGGATTGGGTTCCACACTCACAAAGAGATCCTCATGTCCAAATTCTCAATTTTCTTGATTCCAGTGGCCTTCTTCCCTTCAGGTATTTTTCGTCTCTCGCTGCTAAAAAAATCACTATTTCCCCACTAAAAAATGTTCAgtactattttttattgaatcgattgaaaaggaaaaaactagtaaggtttctatttttcttcgtcatatattttttctgtGAGTTGGTTCGGTGAAAAATGAACGAGGGAATCATAATGTATACTTCAAATTTTTCACAATCTTTGTTTTAGCATCTAAGATGCTCAAAAATGTGTattgttatatttataaaacaatCATAGTACTTGTTTTTCTTAGATTCCTTTTATTTATGTCTAAAAATAGAAGAACAAAAGGACATCAATTAACATTCaaagaagcaaaaaataaatatatagttaaTGACCACCATAGGGTGTGGTGAAACGGATATGATCGATCTTCCATTTTTAATCAGAGTTCTGTGTTCGAGCCCTGAGAATGAAGAAACgttaaatttgaattagtcGAGCCAATGAATAACAAATTCGTTATGTACAGAGATGAAGCTGATCAACACATGTTACCACCATCTTTAAATCAACTTCACGGTGTGAATGTCCCTGCTGGAACAGATCATTTGAGTTCAAATAGTCGATTTGATCAAAATAATCCGCCTCGTCCATCATCGTTCGATGGCATAATCGATGTCAATAACGCTCCGTGGCCACCGTTATATACAACAGGTATCAATATATTTTACTCTATACATTCTTCATAATCCGTCTCTAAATAGGATTGGTAACTAGCTCCGAAATTTTATCTGTCGTTAATTCCTATTTTTCGATTATAATAGGGGATGATCCATTTCCAGTGTCACAACCTAGAGAAAGAGCAATTCTTGAACTCTTCTTGTCTCAACTCACTCCAGTGAACCAAGATCACATATGAGGatcattttattgttgttttatacTTAGAATTTGTTCCCTTTTGATATCGATAATATTTCAAGATCCTTAGACTAGAAAGTTTATTAGCATTTTACGATATAAGTTGTTCTAAAAATCGCGATTAAGTGAAACTAGTCAATAAATATAGTGTTACATTGAACAAGCTAATTTTGTTGTAATATTCAAGCATTGGCTTCAAAAAGCCGATTCTGCGAAGCTTGCTTCAAATgtcattgagattttatgaTAACAGTTACATATTCagtataattttataagtgACTATGGAGATGATAAAATATAGACATTTTAGGAGTAGAGAACTTTTTTCCAATAAATTTTATGAGCTAAAATTGGGGATTAATAAGATAGGTAGCATAAAGTTTCTTTAACAAAAAGAGAAAACTATTTATTAACTATTTATTAGACATACATTCATTGATGGTACTTGATTTCACAATCTTAGAATTGGGAAAAGAgggatatatttattatttgagcaaCTTTCTCTtgtttatattcttattttatcattaattgaGAGTTGTCTACCATATATTGGAGAAGATACGCCTagatatatctatttttttacttGATGCAGTAAAATACGATGCGAGACAAGCGAGACTAGCATACAGACAAGCTTGATACTCGTGTATTACGTATACATGTAAATCACGCTAGATACACACTAGATATATGCATGTATATTTATGTATCTAGTGTgattaaatttgttatatatttcatatacatgTGTATCCACTTGGATACAATCTAGAAAGAATTTCACCTACTTCTAATCTCATGTATCCGcagatacatgtatctggaCACACCAAAATCTGATAAGTTTCGTAATATTAAAAACTATAATGTACCTAAGTAATTAGTTCCTAAATTAGTGAGATTCTTCAAATGGGCTTTACAAACtgtaattaatgataaatataatttacataaaattcatattgttaagagttaattatattatttccttatacttttttaaattacaaaaaatccccTTAAAATTACCAATTTCGGATACATCACTAGACTTTCGAATACAGTGCACTTCCGGATATATAGGTGAGAAATGTATTCGAGAGAGGAGGAATGCATCCAAGAGGGGATAGGACATCCGAATACATCGGTTGACTTGTGGGTATATTAGTAGACATTCAGATACGTAGGTGAGTGATATATCGAGGAATGTATCCAAAATGGAGATATAGATGTATCAGCAAGAAAAAAATGATGCATCTTAGAAgagattcttaaaaaaaaattaaatgataattttttaaaaaattatattaaaataaaatgtgtatttAGATAATTTTCTCATTCATAATCAGAGACGAATCTTAAAAAAGTGACATGTTGAATTCCGCTTCTGCAAAAGAAAATGAGGCGCAACATTTCCCCATTCAACTTTTGAAGTTTTTGTTTCAGTATTCAACAGTATaattttgtcaaatattttaaaactttaaattaaattactataatCTTCACATTTTTCAATACAATTTATGACGATAAGAACTAGAGTAGTGAATGCATAAGTGTGGCGCTGAAGTGTTAAATGTAATCTATGGTGCTAATGGTAAATTATATCGACATAATTTGGAAGCGGATATCAAAACTCTATTAATTGTCAAAGTTTCAACTGAAATGATAAATGTATCACAACAGGGATTGTACAAGAGTTATTGGTTCACTTTTGAGTTTAAAATAATGGAAATATTATGGTGTAATAAAAGTTGATGCTTCAAATCCAGAGTCTTTTACATACAATGTATCTGTTATGCTTGTGCGTTTTTAAGAATGTTCCCCAGTTATCTTGAGTTAACACTcgaatattattattgttattttcatttgtttagataaagatttcatttttatttatttatttataagataaaTGATAAATAGTAGAGATTGAATTTCTCCAATGTCAAGCTTATTTTAGGTAAAGATGTCTTAGTTTTGTTGTTCATTTgctaaatcaaaaattaaaattttctaatgtTTACAGAGTTTGAGAGTTATTGGTTCACTTCTGAGTTTAAAATAATGGAAATATTATAGTGTAATAAAAGTTGATGCTTCAAATCCAGAGTCTTTTACATACAATGTATCTGTTATGCTTGTGCGTTTTTAAGAATGTTCCCCAGTTATCTTGAGTTAACACTCTGTAAATACCGTCATATTTGTAATTaccaacataattgaacaaCATCTTATACACcaaatctctttttaatgtaaGATAACtttgatacaaaaaaaaatgtatttcatTTGTTTAGATAAAgattccatttttatttatttatttataagataaaTGATAAATAGTAGAGATTGAATTTCTCCAATGTCAAGCTTATTTTAGGTATAGATGTCTTAGTTTTGTTGTTCATTTgctaaatcaaaaattaaaattttctaatgtTTACAGAGTTTGAGAGTTATTGGTTCACTTCTGAGTTTAAAATAATGGAAATATTATGGTGTAATAAAAGTTGATGCTTCAAATCCAGAGTCTTTTACATACAATGTATCTGTTATGCTTGTGCGTTTTTAAGAATGTTCCCAGTTATCTTGAGTTAACACTcgaatattattattgttattcttttgattttaaagTTGATGAGCACACAAGCTATTCATCTAATCTGAGGAAACTTAAGCTAATATTTCCTCGTCAGGTCATAATtcctaaatcactccttaataGTTAATATCCCATAAAATAGTGATATCATGAATTTCTTGGTCCAGATCACATCAACTTATCATGCTATATGTCCTTGAGCCCTTTTCTTTGATCGATTATATTAAGACACTTCAATTTTGAGTATGCACATTTTTAGATATCTTAACTTGTTTCTATCGAATACTTTAACTTACAAAAATGATCATCTAGACacttacaaaatttatttgcTACATCACCATTTGTCATTTAGTGTTCGTGGGACACAACAAAGATAAGTTGGAGTGATTAATTATCAGTTGAGACAAAATTAAAGCGTTTACCTTGTCAGCTGCAAAAACACCAAATGACAAATGGTGATTAGTTGTCAGTTTTGTCAGCTGCACGAACACCAAATGACAAATGGTGACTAATTGTCAATTGAGATAAAATTAAAGTGTTTACTTTGTTAGCTGGTGTCGAgtatgagtttgaatatttatttatgtattatgatgcatTGTCCAGCATTATGCATtgttgaactattttttttcctttttttctatcGAGGCAGATAGCTAGGATACAAGTATGTCTCAAATGAGATAATGTAACCTGTTACTGCTCCTATTACAGAGATTTAAGTCCTCATATTTGGTCCTAAATTGGAGGTTGTTTTGTGGACTATCGTTAATCAGTGTCATGGCCGTGAAAGTTCTAGAAAAGGTAGTTTTCATTATAAGTTCGGTGCGACGAGTTTGACGTAAAAGGCAAATCTCTATTGTTGTTTGTAGGAgttttgaacttgagacctTCAACCTCTAATATAGAAATCTCATGTTCAAATCATTTGGTCACTTCGAAGGGTATTAAATTTTCACTTTTactctcattttctttttatgacaAAGGAAAACTCACTGTCGTTATTCAATTtgtcacttttaatatattaagaaaatacaattttttttcatgttttattgttagcattaattatttattctccATGTCATTTTTCATGAAGTAATaataaacatcaattaataGAATGTTATGGTGAAATAATtatgtcaattattattttcttaatgagTGTCAAGTCCAAATATGACTAGTAAAAGTGAAATGAATGAGAGTATTGAACAACTAACTTTTtctatacaatatttattttatattaattgaaatatgCATTTCTTTTTATCTCTTTGCTCTTGAATATTAAGAAATtgatcaaaattattaaatatattatattttgctCGTAAATATCtagaaatttatcaaaattaatgtaatatagttctaaaaacaattcaaatatttatatatatatttaatatactgCCACATCTTTTTATAATGGTCTTGGtttatctaaattatttttgattgcaacaacaaaatgttatagaaaaaatatacaatttggCGTAATATGAAAAATTAGCCTTGCAATTTTTTGTCTAGCTTTATATGAAATATTGTTAAACACATTAGTAAAGATAGGGTACCAAAGGAGGTTAGTCCAAGCACTCTTTGTTGGACTAAAtagtctatttttaaaaaaaatcatatcaaaatta
This genomic window contains:
- the LOC101257367 gene encoding agamous-like MADS-box protein AGL104 isoform X2 encodes the protein MGRVKLQIKKIENTTNRQVTFSKRRNGLIKKAYELSVLCDVDVALIMFSPSGRVSTFSGNKSIEDIMARYVNLPEHDRGRLHNQEHLQRAIAKLKCEADRTYQAPSPSSVDSHIEEFQQEIIRYKTQVEDMERRLRMYEGGFCEITTVCEAQYREEILQETLKQVQARKQVLEENYHSPQTQNTTQPQMDFSGQNVNMVNNVATSDAIANSTFMDWVPHSQRDPHVQILNFLDSSGLLPFRDEADQHMLPPSLNQLHGVNVPAGTDHLSSNSRFDQNNPPRPSSFDGIIDVNNAPWPPLYTTGDDPFPVSQPRERAILELFLSQLTPVNQDHI
- the LOC101257367 gene encoding agamous-like MADS-box protein AGL104 isoform X1 translates to MGRVKLQIKKIENTTNRQVTFSKRRNGLIKKAYELSVLCDVDVALIMFSPSGRVSTFSGNKSIEDIMARYVNLPEHDRGRLHNQEHLQRAIAKLKCEADRTYQAPSSPSSVDSHIEEFQQEIIRYKTQVEDMERRLRMYEGGFCEITTVCEAQYREEILQETLKQVQARKQVLEENYHSPQTQNTTQPQMDFSGQNVNMVNNVATSDAIANSTFMDWVPHSQRDPHVQILNFLDSSGLLPFRDEADQHMLPPSLNQLHGVNVPAGTDHLSSNSRFDQNNPPRPSSFDGIIDVNNAPWPPLYTTGDDPFPVSQPRERAILELFLSQLTPVNQDHI